The following is a genomic window from Oncorhynchus masou masou isolate Uvic2021 chromosome 6, UVic_Omas_1.1, whole genome shotgun sequence.
AAGTATGCCTACATCAATCCCTTGAATATCATAAACATCTTATTCCTGCCAAATGTTTTTAGCTTTTATTGTTTGATCTGCAACTATAATTCAGTCCTTGgttgttttttattattttcgtTCAATGCCATTGCCCAGATTGTACATGTACATTTTCTCTTGATATGTTTTTATGTTTCTTCTTGCTTAACGTTTTGCCTGCATGTAAGGAAGTATCTTAAGTGTTTCTATTTGAAAACTGATACGCTAATAGAGTATATTGTAAAAGATTATCATGAGAAATAGTAGTAATTTGTGTCAGAATTTTGTGCAAGAATATGCCAGAAAGAAAACATACAGAGATCATGCCAGAGATCACAGAAGAAAACTTGACAGTTTGTCTGTGGTTTTTAAGAATGTGACGCAGGATAGTATGTCTAGAAGTATTGAGCTTGCCAGCCAGACACACAGAGCGCAAGCAGCTGAGACACTTCTCTTTGACCACAGAATGGAAATGTATGATAACGACAAGTACTTCTACAGCGATGACAATGACACTGACATGCTGTACAATTACAGCTACAATCAAACCAACCTTGGGGAGCACTCCAACTCCAGTCTTCCCCATTCTCACATCTACCTGCCACTACTTTATTTCTTCATGTTTTTCACAGGCTTCCTGGGAAACCTCTTTGTGATCATGGTCATGGGCAGTAGGGGGAAGAGGAGTGGGCGTCTGGTGGATACATTTGTGGTTAACCTGGCGCTGGCGGACCTGGTGTTTGTCCTCACCCTCCCATTGTGGGCCGTCTCCTCCAGACAGGAGGGACAATGGCCTTTTGGGAACCTCCTCTGCAAACTCAGCAGCTACATCATCTCCGTCAACCGCTTCTCCAACATCTTCTTCCTGACCTGTATGAGCGTGGACCGTTACCTGGCCGTGGTGCGCCTCATGGACTCCCGCTTCCTCCGCAGCAGCCAGTGTGTGCGTTTCACCTGCATCATGGTCTGGCTGCTATCCCTGGCTCTGGGTACCCCCTCCCTGGTGTACCGTAGCGTACGTACCCCCAACGGTGAGCCCTTCTGCCTGGAGGACAAAGAGTCGTCCTTCTTCCTGGGTCTGAGCCTGACCACGGTTTTCCTGACCTTCGCCCTGCCAGTGTTCATCATCCTCCTGTGCTACAGCTCCCTCCTGGCCCGCCTGCGCCGACACTGTGTTGCCGCCGGCAACCCCCATGCGGAAGCCCGCCGCCGCCACTCTCTCAAAATGGTCTTCACCATCATTGTGGCCTTCATGGTGTCTTGGCTTCCCTTCAACATCTTCAAGACCCTCCTAATTGGTTTCAGGCTGTCTGGGGCCGATCTGAGCAATGAGACACAGTCTGTCCTGAGTCAGGGCCTCACTCTCTCCTGCTGCTTGGCCTTCCTCAACAGCTGCATAAACCCAGCCATCTACCTGCTCCTGGACCACCACTTCAGACGGCAGGCGGACAGACTGTTCCTGAGCTGCGTGCGGAAGCGTGGGCTGCACCAGGGCTATGCCTCGTCCACAGACTTCTCCTACAACGGCACCTCAGAGAGCTGTGGCACAACAGCCTCCAGAACTCGTTTACAGTCGTTCGACCAGAAAGTCTGATAGCAGGGTTCTGCACATTTTATAGCATTTTTGTAGTTCAAAGCCCTAAAGGTTGAGGTGAATAATTTTGTATTATGATTTTAGGtgttactgtatgtaattcaAAAGCTCAGTGAAAGCATACACTATAATATATTTTATGTATAAAAGTTATTTCATTATCATTAATAGTTTGAATTGATGTTTGCATTTAtattacttatttatttttgctttCTTTTTTTAACCGAACAACCATATTTTGAATATGATTAATTCACCAGTAGACTGTTTATTATGATTGTTAACATTCGGAAATTCATAATAATATTAAATAGCAATTTGTTAACAGTAACATTAATTTGTTAGTGGTTCCTTTCTGCTGTATGAAAACTATTACAATAATATTCTAAATGGTTTTCCATGTTCATATCATTAGTAAGATGACATATTAAGCATTATAAATACAACAAAAATCACTTTTTGAATATATTGAGTGTTTATATGATTGCTAATAACTACTTTTTCCAAAACTATGTTATAGTTTACTAAGTGTTTTTGCAGTTTAACAATGGGCATTCAGCTGAAAACATTCCAAATGAGGGTAATATCAACTGTAATGCTTTGATTAGATTTGTGTGTACTTTTTACAATAAAGCAACACAGAAGAATAAAAACAAAGCTATATTTTAGGCATATTGAAAGAAAGCATAATAAAAAAGTAATATAAAAAATTCCTCATAAGTAGTTCCTATAACTTTATTGTATCGAAATGCTTATTTTTATAACATAACTTTACTATTCATAGCTTTTATTGGCATTAAATGTTCACGCTACATAGTAACATATTGAGAAGTCAAAACACTTCTCAGTTTATTTCTTCAGTGACTAGGTAACTCATCAAAACAAACTTACCAATCAAAATAGATCCAAAAGCTCAACAATGTTTTCTCTGCTTCCTAAAAATGATTGGACTTGCACTCAAATCAGTGGCAAACTGCTGTATTTGCAAGTTAGAGTGCTGGTTGCTGACCAGTGTTAACAAAATAACATCCACTTTGATTGATGAAACAGATTCTCTCATAAATGACACGAAATTAAACTTCATTGAGATAAGAAGAGTTCTTCGCATGGGAATTTGTTGGCTGGTTATATGACTTGAAAGTTCAAATGTTCATTCATGCCCACATGTTTTTTCAGTTGCATTTACTATGAATCATACAGTTTCAAATGGTTTTGAGAAGCTTGGGTTCGATGCCAGTCTGTGGGAACCTAAAGCATAACTGTGCTTCAGCCGAAGTTCCCTTCAGACGTGTGAAAAAACTGCATTGGAGCCCAGACCTGACCTTCTGTTCCACTTAATCAGAATGATGGCAGGTTGTTGAAATGGACAATAACTGTGAAGTTAATTATTAACTTCACAGTTTAATGCTTGTTAGTCATGCTTGCTAGTCAAGTCACTGAAAactatactgaataaaaatatatatgcaacatggaacaatttaaacaattttactgagttacagttcaaataaggaaatcagtcaattgaaataaattcattagaccctaatctatggagttcatatgactgggaatacagatatgcctctgttggtcacagataccttcaaAAAAATGTAGggccgtggatcagaaaaccagtctgtagctggtgtgaccaccatttacaTCATGCAGCGTACatacacatctccttcgcatagagttgattaggttgttgattgtggcctgatTGTTGccccactcttcaatggctgtgcgaagtttctctatattggtgggaactggaacacgttgtcgtacacgttgatccaaagcatcccaaacatactcaatgggtgacatttctggtgagtatgcaggccatggaagaactgggacattttcagcttccaggaattgtgtacagatccttgagacatggggcaatgcattatcatgctgaaacatgaagtgatgcAGCGGATGAAGGGCACGACAATGTGCCTCAGGATCTTGTtgcagtatctctgtgcattcaaattgtcatcgaTATAATGcagttgtgtttgttgtccatagcttatgcttgcccatgccataaccccaccgccaccatgaggcactctattcacaacgttgacatcagcaaactgccaacccacacaacgccatacacgtggtctgtggttaggaggccggttggacgtactgccaaattctctaaaatgatgttggaggcagattatggtagagaaactaacattcaattctctggcaacagctctagtgaacattgctgcagtcagcatgacaattgcgtgctccttcaaaacttgagacatctgtggcattgtgttgtgtgacaaaatttcACATTTTAgaatgtgtgtaatgtgtaatgatgatgctgtttaatcagcctcTTGACatgccacagctgtcaggtggatggattatcttggcaaagaaacAGGGATTTGTGCCCAGAAttagagaaataagattttttttatttcagctcatgactcattggacaaacactttacatgttgcgtttatatttttgttcagtgtatgttatTGCAAAGTATCAAGTCACAGTTATTTCAAATTAGCACATACAAAATGCATGCGTCATTGggaaggacccgtaagtaagcatttcacttttagacaaatataatttgatttgatcactaaTGAAGATGAGATGATTTTGCCTAGCAGAATCCTTATTTTTTGACCAAGAGGTCTCTCTGGCAGGGTTATGGTTTCCTTCTCAATTGGTTCCTTTTGTAAACCCATATCACTTTATAGTAGTTGTTATTTTTTCTGCAGGGTGTCAGGCTGAGGGCCTTACTGTGGACAAGTTGAGGGCCTCACTGTTGGGACTTTCCTTCTCTATCAATCACACCACATGAAATGAGAAGCATGGCCCATTACCCTTTAATTCCACTTTAATCTCACATCCAGGCACTGCTTTAGGTGACAGGGTGTGAGGCATCTGTCAGTTTCCATTGGTGCTCTCTGTGCTCGCAGTGATGAGAACAAACATCCTGTCATTTTCTCATGGCATTATCTGTGACCCGCTGGCACACAGTGTACCCTCAGTTGCTCAATTTGAGAATGGTTGTGAAACCTGTTTGAGTCAACCTTACTGGAGATTGATGTGTAATCATTAGGCCTAGGTGAAGTCCTTCAACAAAACCATCACAAATTGAACCTCGGATGATTGATAGATTATATATTTTTGAGAGATAGATGTGTAGCCTATACTCAATGACAGTAGAGCAGAGGATGTGTTTACTTCAATTCTGTGGGCAGAGCAAATGAAAAGAAGAGAATAGATTTAACCTAGATAAGACATGAGCTTACGTTCTAAAGGAGCGTGCAGAAGGTGTGAAAACAACCAGAACCTCAAAACAGTCAACACCTCACACTGAAGTGATCACATGGCACTGCCAGCCTGTGGTTTGGTTTAATTTCCTTCATTGTAAAGGAACACTGATCTACAGTTAGCATATgaagtatttttattttatagtGGTCAACACCTAAATAGGACATTTAAACAAATTGGCTGATCTGTTGTTCCTTTTTAAAGGGTGAaaatgcaggaatagtgtttatCTGTGCTGGTTTCCTAGTGACTCATATGCACTATATATACAGAATAAGAAACCATCAGAAATTCATATTTGGCAGCTTTACCAAAcaatgtgccttcagaaagtattcataccccttgacttattccacatttgttgtgttacagcctgaattaaaaatgtataaaatcaCCAAAAACTCTCAaccttctacacacaataccccataatgacaaaattagaaaattgCTAACAGTCCATTTTAAGGGGTTcttattacagtgtaattacatgTGTACATGTGTACATGTGTAATTACACTGGAACAATGGTGTAGTTAATTGTAATAACTCATAGTTACACTGTAACAACATGTAACTGGTGGTAATTGCAGTCTGTAATTACAGAGGTGTAACAACAAATGCTTGTTACCACGCGTGTTACAAATGGGTAAGTTTCCACTAAATTCGCCAATTTAGTGTTTTGTTTCTTTTCAGCTGCATCTGATTCAGTAATAACTATCACAAGATTTTAATCTCGTGGACAGATGCGCTGGGTGTCCCAAAGTTACATAGGCTCTAATAACCTACCCGTGACTGCACACGTCAACATTTCCACTCAATGTTGTTGATAGCACTGGCCCCCAAAAAGTCTACCATATGGGTTAACTTGGTTGAGTTTACAAAAATAGATAAGGTGTAGGTTAATCTCACTGAATGGGGTCTACCATACAGGTGTCATCCTCAAGTGTGAGGATAAACACAGAGGACATGTAAAGTCTGCATAAGAACAATGTAACTACTAGGTGTTTCCCAGGATTTATCTAGTTAACTTAAGAGTATCTTGAGTATCTTGAGTGGTCCTTGCTTGTAATTAATGTGTGCttttatagtacattacccatcCTGACAACCTGGCCCTAATTTGAAAGCTTCTGGAAGGACCATCCAAGTGAGAAAATATACACAGTAGTACACCACAGAGTACATGTGAAATCTGAGTAAGTACAATGTAATTACTAGGTGTTAAACAGGATTAAGCTAGTTAAAATGAAGTGTATCTTGAGGGGTACTtgtaattaatgtgtatttatacagtacattacccaTCCTGACAACCCGGCCCTAATTACGAAGTTTCTGGAAGCACCACCCAAGGGAGAAAATAAACACACTATTACACATGGAATATCTGCATACGTACAATGTAATTACTAGGTGTTACACAGGATTTACATAATTAAAACGAAATGTATCTTGAGGGGTACCtacttgttttttttgtttaaccaggtaggccagttgagaacaagttctcatttacaactgcgacctggccaagataaagcaaagcaatgcaTCAAaaactacaacacagttacacataaacaaacgtacagtcaataacataatacaaaaatctatgtactgttgaagtcggaggtttacatacaccttagccaaatacgtttaaactcagtttttcacaattcctgacatttaatcctcgcaAAGATTCCcactcttaggtcagttaggatcagcactttatttttagaatgtgaaatgtcagaataatagtagagataatgatttatttcagcttttatttcattcatcacattcccagttggtcagaagtttacatacactcaattagtatttggtagcattgcctttaaattgtttaacttgggtcaaacgttttgggtagccttccacaagcttcccacaataagttgggtgaatttaagcccattcctccagacagagctctcgtaactgagtcaggtttgtaggcctctttgctcgcacatgctttttcagttccgcCCACACATTTTCgaaaggattgaggtcagggctttgtgatggccactccaataccttgactttgttgtcctgaagccattttgccacaactttggagttatgcttggggtcattgtccatttggaagacccatttgcgactaagctttaacttcctgactgatgtcttgagatgttgcttcaatatatccacatcattttcctacctcatgatgccatctattttgtgaagtgcagctgtccctcatgcagcaaagcacccccacaacatgaggttgccacccccgtgcttcacagttgggatggtgttcttcggcttgcaagcaccccctttttcctccaaacataatgatggtcattatggccaaacagttctatttttgtttcatcagaccagagaacatttctccaaaaagttcgatctttttaaccttcatttaactagtcagttaagaacaaattcttattttcaatgattcccaattagaggcagctggtaatcattgtctctaattggagatcatatttaggtagcttttttccacctgtgtttctgggataatgtttATGTGTAGTCGCATGTTAGCACGCCATTGTCGTCACGTTTCGTTTatgctttattgttttgttgtgtggttcacttactttaaatgtttaaaatgtggaacccagatcacgctgcacGTTGGTCCGAGTATGCTTCCAACAAACGTGACaaatggagtaactacaatgttgatgatccgtcctcagttttctcctatcacagccattaaactctgtaaatgttttaaagtcaccatttgccccatggtgaaatccctgagcggcttCTTCCTGTCCAGCAACTGatttaggaaggatgcctgtatctttgtagtgactgggtgtattgatacaccatccaaaggttaagtaataacttcaccattctcaaagggatattcaatgtcattTTCTTTACCCTTCTACCAAtcagtgcccttctttgcgaggcattgtaaaacctccctggtctttgtggttgaatctgtgtttgaaattcactgctcaactgggggaccttacagataattgtatgtgtggggtacagagatgaggtagtcattcaaaaatcatgttaaacacagtTATTGCACACCAAGTCAATGCAATTTATGTtactttatatttttttaaatactcctgaacttat
Proteins encoded in this region:
- the LOC135541811 gene encoding probable G-protein coupled receptor 25; its protein translation is MEMYDNDKYFYSDDNDTDMLYNYSYNQTNLGEHSNSSLPHSHIYLPLLYFFMFFTGFLGNLFVIMVMGSRGKRSGRLVDTFVVNLALADLVFVLTLPLWAVSSRQEGQWPFGNLLCKLSSYIISVNRFSNIFFLTCMSVDRYLAVVRLMDSRFLRSSQCVRFTCIMVWLLSLALGTPSLVYRSVRTPNGEPFCLEDKESSFFLGLSLTTVFLTFALPVFIILLCYSSLLARLRRHCVAAGNPHAEARRRHSLKMVFTIIVAFMVSWLPFNIFKTLLIGFRLSGADLSNETQSVLSQGLTLSCCLAFLNSCINPAIYLLLDHHFRRQADRLFLSCVRKRGLHQGYASSTDFSYNGTSESCGTTASRTRLQSFDQKV